A single Lactuca sativa cultivar Salinas chromosome 8, Lsat_Salinas_v11, whole genome shotgun sequence DNA region contains:
- the LOC111903615 gene encoding uncharacterized mitochondrial protein AtMg00810-like, giving the protein MDVGTSLAPSLGMPTVDITLYNSMIGSLLYLTASRPDIIFVVCNCVRYYSNPREPHLTVVRNIFLFLKGIILLGLWYPSKTGFFIQAFSDADLGGCQFDKKSTTGGCQLLDGKLVSCQSKKQTCVSISTAEVEYVAAAACTSQDIWIQS; this is encoded by the coding sequence ATGGACGTCGGCACAAGCTTAGCACCTTCATTGGGCATGCCTACTGTCGATATTACGTTGTACAACAGCATGATCGGTTCGTTACTATACTTAACTGCTAGTCGACCTGACATTATCTTTGTTGTTTGTAATTGTGTCAGGTATTATTCGAATCCCAGGGAACCCCATTTAACAGTTGTAAGGAATATTTTTCTCTTTCTCAAAGGGATAATCTTGTTGGGTTTGTGGTACCCTTCGAAaacaggattcttcattcaagcattttctgatgcagaccttggtGGGTGTCAATTTGATAAAAAAAGCActactggtggatgtcaacttttggacGGGAAGCTTGTTAGTTgtcaatcgaagaaacaaacttgtgtttcgaTTTCCACAGCAGAAGTAGAATATGTTGCTGCTGCAGCTTGCACTTCTCAAGACATTTGGATACAAAGTTAA